In the Flavobacteriales bacterium genome, CGAGGACTTCGCGGAAGGGTTGCCACAGGGCCTTGACACCGGAGCGGAAATGTGCGATGGGATCCCGTGCCGGCGGTGGGCCACAGGCCCCTGAAGGCGTGCGCGTACCTTCGCCGCCCGCATCATGCGCACCGCGTATCCGGTGCCCAAGCCATGAGCTCCCCCCGCACCGTCGCCTTCCACACCCTGGGCTGCAAGCTCAACTTCGCCGAGACGAGCACCCTGGCGCGCGGGCTGGAGGAGGCCGGGTACGCCCGGGTGCGGCCCGAGGAGCGGCCGGACGTGTTCGTGCTGAACACGTGCAGCGTGACGGAGAACGCCGATCGTGAATGCCGCCAGTGGGTCCGATGGTTCCAGCGGATCAATCCGGAGGCCTTCGTGGCCGTGGTGGGGTGCTATGCCCAACTGAAGCCGGAGCACATCGCGGCCATTCCCGGGGTGGACCTGGTGCTGGGCGCCAACGAGAAGTTCGACCTGGCGGCCCACATCGAGGCCGCGGCGGGCAAGCGTTCCGTTGGTCTGGCCGTGCACGGTCCCATCAAGGAAGCGCGGTCCTTCCATCCGTCCTGGAACAGCGGGGACCGCACACGCACCTTCCTGAAGGTGCAGGACGGCTGCGACTACTTCTGCAGCTTCTGCACCATTCCCCTGGCGCGGGGCCGCAGCCGTAGTGGCACCATCGCGCAGACCGTGGCCCTGGCGGAACGGATCGCCGCAACGGGGGTGAAGGAGATCGTGCTCACGGGGGTGAACACCGGCGATTTCGGCCGCCAGCATGGAGAGGACCTGCTGGGGTTGATCGAGGCGCTGGACCGGGTGGAAGGCATCGAACGCTTCCGGATCAGCAGCATCGAGCCCAACCTCTGCCACGATGGGGTCATCGCGTTCGTGGCGGCCAGCAGGCGCTTCATGCCGCACTTCCACATGCCCCTGCAGAGCGGCAGCGACGCCATCCTCGAGCGCATGCGCCGCCGGTACGACACGGCGCTGTACGCCGACCGGGTGCGCACCATCAAGAGGTCGATCCCCCATGCCTGCGTGGGGGCGGACGTGATCACCGGCACACCGGGCGAGACCGAGGAGGAGTTCCAGCGCACGCATGCCTTCCTCCGCAGCATCCCGGTGGACCACCTGCACGTGTTCACTTACAGTGAGCGGGCCAACACCACCGCCGTGCGGATGGACGATACCGTGCCCATGGCCGAGCGCCGCGATCGCACCAGGCAATTGCGCATCCTCTCCTCCAAGTTGCAACGTGCGCACTACGAAAGGCACCTTGGAACGGTGCGTCCGGTGCTCTTCGAGCAGGGTGATGCCGGCGCGGACATGATCGAGGGCTACACGGACAACTACATCCGCGTGGCATTGCCTTACGATGGCGCCGTTGTCAACACCATCGCAGCGGTCCATTTGCAGCACATCAGTGGTGATGGGCACACCACCGGTGTATTGAACACGCACACCGGACCAGAGCGTAGCAACTGGCCAACTGCCGGCTACCAACTGGCCATCTGATCATGTATCCCACCCTGTATCACGCACTGCTGGACCTGACGGGGATCGACCTGCCGTTCCTGAAGTTCCTGAACAGCTTCGGGTTCTTCGTGGCGGTGGCCTTCGTGGTGGCCAACCGGCTGCTCACTGCGGAATTGCGACGCAAGGCGACCGCGGGCCTCTTGAAACCCTCCACCCGCACGGTCACCATCGGCCTTCCGGCAAGCCCGGGCGAACTGGCCGTGCAGGCCTTGCTGGGCTTCGTTCTTGGCTGGAAGGGGCTGTACCTGGTGATGCACGGTGCGGAGGCCACGGCGGACACCAAGGCCTTTCTCTTCAGCGGAACGGGCAGCGTGGTGGGCGGCGTTCTGGGGGCCCTCGTCCTGGCGGGCCTGGTCTGGTGGGAGAAACGCAAGCAGCGGCTTGAAAAGCCCCGCACGGAGACGGTCGTCATCGCACCGGCGGAGCACGCGGGCGCCATCACCATGACGGCGGCGTTGTGGGGCGTGATCGGGGCCAAGCTCTTCCACTGGCTGGAGAACCCTGACGAGCTGGCGGCCTTCCTCCGCGACCCCGGCGGTACGGACCTGTTCACGGGCCTCACCATGTACGGTGGGCTCATCATGGCCGGCGCGATGGTGATGCGCTACTTCAGGCGCCACGGCATGCCGGCCTTGGCCGGCGCGGACGCGGCCGCACCCGGCGTCATGCTGGCCTACGCCATCGGCCGCATCGGCTGCCAGGTGAGCGGCGACGGCGACTGGGGCATCGTGAACACCACCTTTCTGGGCCCGGGCCCGCGGTGGTTGTGGCAGTACGATTATCCGAACAACGTCAACGGCATCGGCATCCCGCTCACGGACGGTCGCCCGTGCTTCGAGGGCTATTGCACGGCACTGCCGGAGACCGTGTTCCCTACTCCGCTTTACGAGACCCTGGCCTGCGCGCTGCTGTTCGCGGTGTTGTGGGCGTTGCGCACGCGGCTGCGTCCGTT is a window encoding:
- the mtaB gene encoding tRNA (N(6)-L-threonylcarbamoyladenosine(37)-C(2))-methylthiotransferase MtaB codes for the protein MSSPRTVAFHTLGCKLNFAETSTLARGLEEAGYARVRPEERPDVFVLNTCSVTENADRECRQWVRWFQRINPEAFVAVVGCYAQLKPEHIAAIPGVDLVLGANEKFDLAAHIEAAAGKRSVGLAVHGPIKEARSFHPSWNSGDRTRTFLKVQDGCDYFCSFCTIPLARGRSRSGTIAQTVALAERIAATGVKEIVLTGVNTGDFGRQHGEDLLGLIEALDRVEGIERFRISSIEPNLCHDGVIAFVAASRRFMPHFHMPLQSGSDAILERMRRRYDTALYADRVRTIKRSIPHACVGADVITGTPGETEEEFQRTHAFLRSIPVDHLHVFTYSERANTTAVRMDDTVPMAERRDRTRQLRILSSKLQRAHYERHLGTVRPVLFEQGDAGADMIEGYTDNYIRVALPYDGAVVNTIAAVHLQHISGDGHTTGVLNTHTGPERSNWPTAGYQLAI
- a CDS encoding prolipoprotein diacylglyceryl transferase, with product MYPTLYHALLDLTGIDLPFLKFLNSFGFFVAVAFVVANRLLTAELRRKATAGLLKPSTRTVTIGLPASPGELAVQALLGFVLGWKGLYLVMHGAEATADTKAFLFSGTGSVVGGVLGALVLAGLVWWEKRKQRLEKPRTETVVIAPAEHAGAITMTAALWGVIGAKLFHWLENPDELAAFLRDPGGTDLFTGLTMYGGLIMAGAMVMRYFRRHGMPALAGADAAAPGVMLAYAIGRIGCQVSGDGDWGIVNTTFLGPGPRWLWQYDYPNNVNGIGIPLTDGRPCFEGYCTALPETVFPTPLYETLACALLFAVLWALRTRLRPLGAIFFLFLLLNGLERFWIEKIRVNVVLFGDTTQAELIAALLMLAGAAGLWMVYRRPNPANDGSSTAH